The region AATTCAGTAACGAGAACCTTGCCTGACTTGGGAAGTCTTGGCCGCCATGCTGACACCAACTTGGTTTCTCGATACCAGACTCAACGGAGGCCCCGGGCAGCTAAAAAGGTAACGATTATCCGTAACTGGTAAACGGCGACCACCGGCTGGTTGCTGGAGTTCGTGGCTCGCATGCTGCGGTTTGGGCTTGTTGCTTTCATTTGCAACTGCAGCGTTTCTGCCAGACAAACGTACTGCTTGACGCCTTATTGCTGCGGGAACAAGGCgattcttttcttttcctcacCGTCACATAGTCCAAGCAGCAGGCAGACAAACGCAATTGTTACGGGTGTAGAGAGTCCAAGCATCTTCATCCAGCAAGCATGCAGCATTTGTGTGGAGCCAATACTGTCCCCCCCGAGGCTCCATGACAGCCCCTAATAAAACACGGTGCTCCGTGGTGGTTTAGTGGATGGAAGCGACAGGCGAAAGGCGGAAAAGGATCACGCCAGTCCCAAACGTCAGACGCCAGACGCCAAAACCCGTGATGTTCCTGTTTCTGTCGCAGGCAGGCAGCACGCGTCGCTGtcgcctttttttcttcgtctGATCCATCGGAGTGCAACACTGTATGGTACCGTGTCTGCGAATGGGtttttcccttcccctccggACGCTTCCATTCAGTGGAGGTTttgctgccgctggtgcATTGGATCAGTGCATCCTATCAAGCCTCTGATTCGACCGCCCACAGCGGATGGCGGCGACAAGGTGCAAAAAGCTAAGCAATTCGTAGAtccctgctcctcctccagccggCCTGAATTTCCCAGCCGAGCAGCGAATCCACACAAGTCCGCCgtcgcccaccaccaaccaccaacacctgGTTATGGCTGCGTCCAGCATGGAGGGAGGGATCGTTCCTGGACGAGTGTGACCTCCGCATTGGGTCCCAGATACTCCGTAGCCTGGTGAATCCTGTTTTGTGAGGGTGTTGTGGTGTGCTTTTTGAGGTACAGTACCTAGACCATCAGCTAATCTTCAGTCTCCATCATACATAATAAGCATCATCATTATTTTATTCTGGGCTATTACCAAGGAACAGGAGACAGGCATGGGGATCACGAATGAACGGACTCCCGTCTCCTGTAGCGTCTCATGGCGAATGGAGCGCCACGACTGGGCATTCCCCTCAGGCTGGGGCTTGGCCTGCCTTTTCGCGCAACGATGAACACAACGGGACATCATAACGGATGCTGAATAGGGAaatggacgaggaggaaaacGGAGCGGTGGCCTGGCTGACCCTGCAAGAGATGCACGCCTGTGGTCCTGCACCGGGCCAGGGCAGCACGACAGACGAGAAAAAGGTACCTCAGTACCCGGCCCATGCTGCAAGCTGCTTGGTGCTTGGTGCTCCAGCGCTGGGGGCTTGCTTTCGTGAACGAGCTGGGGGCCCTGTCTTAAATCGGCCATTAACCAATCTCTGCTCTCCTTTTCCActcccttttcctcttctccatcctctctctcctaCCTGAGCAAATatctacctcctcctccccttcccctttccttcctcttcctcaatcCGCAACCAGTCGTTCCCTCTCCCGCACCGAACCTTCCAACATCCCCATCGTGGTACTCCCTTTCTccgaaaagagaaaaggagggaaggaggagatttAGATTCTGGGCCCTCGACAACATCTACCCAGCAAATACAAGGAGCTACCTGCAGAGAAGAGAAGCCAAATAGAGGACAATAGCAAAAGGGCAAGAGAATAAGGGTAATTGCTTCCCCTGTTTTTGAACTATTATACGCActctcccttcccttcaCAATACATCCCATCCatatcccccccccaccctttGAACCACAAGTAAATTCTTCGGCTCGACGACGTGGAATCTCCCATTTCCCGGTTTTCGCTCCCTTCGTTCCGGACGAACCTTcggtcatcatcaacataccaatccaccaccggcagcaaGTCTGAGGACGCATCGCCAGATTGGACCACGGACGACAATTGACTCAACCTTCGACGGCACTTCCCCAAGCCACCAGCAGAGCGAGGCATCAAAAGGCGGTCATACGAGAGACCAGACCCACCGCCACATGAACTCTCGACCGATACGAAGTCAgtcatacctacctatctagcAACCCCACGACGTCGAGAGTGCTGAGGTATGCGACTTCCGGCCCCCCACATTGCTCGCCGCCGAAAGCCAATTACCCCATATCCAAATTCTTGGAGAACTGTCCCTGGATGCATGGAGCTTCGCCCTGGATACCACCGGCCGTGATGTcattgtttttctttttctccagGAACAATCCTAAAGCCAAAGTCGAAAAAAAGCTAACCGAACTCTTGTCCCTTGCAGATACATGCCGGCTCGAGAGTAATCTACGGTCTCCGGCATCCTCCCCGCTCACGCTTAATTCCGATCCGTCGACCTGAACTTCTTGTGGGACACGTTAGCTCGTTGCTCCTACTCGGCCTCAGGAATTGTGTCAATTTGCAATCGGTCACCCTTTCCCAGCGACCATTGCAATCGTGGCCGTAagtctctccctctctctctggcTTTGGCACTGTGCACACCCAGCACCCAGCACCTCGAGCACGCTATCATCTGCCGGCCTCCCTCCAGTGCACCGGCCGTTTCCCCCCTCGGCccgctgctggtggtggtggttggaaatCGTTTCTCGTGCTAGATCCCTGACCCCACAGGTCAAGATCGGTCGAATCACGGGGGAACAATTCTCACCACGAGCAATGCTGCCCCTGATAAAGTGGGACCCTTTGAGTAAAGGGCCGCTTTGTGGTAGCTGCTGTCTCTTCCCCAGAGACAGCCTCCAGCTGCATGCCAAAACCCTAGCAAACTCCTGAAATGAGTCGTGCTGATACCTGGGCGTTTAGAACCATACCGCGAGACATCATTCATAACTGGCTGTTTCCCCGGCCACCCGCTCTCACCCACCCGAACCACGAGTTATTTCGGTTTCTCCTACACTCACGCAGACCCCATAGTCGGCGACTTTCCCAGCCACAGTCACTCTTTCAGAATTTGATATTTCAACACACTCTTTAATAATCTAATACTAGTCATTGACGACCACCCGGTTCGACGTCTCACTCTCTTGACTCGACCAACCAGCACATACTTAATTacacaccacaacaaccacgcTCTCTCACCAACATACAGCAATTAGCCCTGGCGACTCTACGAATTCCTGGTGAACTCGACCCACTACTCAACCGCCCAACATGGCATCCACCACCTATCACTCATCAGCCGATGAGACCTTCTTcgtcgaggacgaggccgcCCAGCGCATGACCATGCGCGACGCCGGCCGGATGATCGCCCGCAACAAGCAAGAGATGATCGCCAACGAGCTCTCGAGACTGGCCCACGACGAGTACCTGGAGGATATCATGAAGCACATGCGTCATATGGAGGACGAGACGTTGCCGGATGCCAACTTGATCGACATGCAGAGGGAGATCCAATGGTTTATGAGACCGTATCTCATCGACTTTCTCATCGAAGCCCATGCCGCcttctctctccttcccgagaccctcttcctcaccgtcAACCTTCTCGATCGGTACTGCTCCAAGCGTGTCGTCTACAAGCAACACTATCAACTCGTCGGCTGCGCTGCTCTCCTTATTGCCGCCAAGTACGGCGACAAGAAGGACAGAGTACCTCAGATCAACGAGCTTAACAACATGTGTTGCGGACTCTACGATGCAGGCATGTTTACCCAGATGGAAATGCACGTCCTCAACACCCTGGACTGGAACATTGGCCACCCGACGGTTGACTTCTTCACCCAGTTGATTGTGGCCGAGGAGCGTGACGGCAGAGAGGTTGAGCACATGGCGGCCTACATTTGTGAGATCGCCTTGTACCACCGGGATTTTGTGTCGACGAAGCCTTCGATTATGGCTCGGGCTTCTCTCGCGCTCGCCCGTGCCATCCTCAGCAAGCCCGAGGTCAACGATGGAGAGTGGGACCACACCGAGAACGTGACTCTACTCACCCTCTCGCAGCATCTTCATCAGCCATCCGTCACCCTCGCCCGCAAGTACTCGAGCGCCTACTACTCCAAGGTCTCTGGCAAGCTCGCAGACTTCCTTGCCCAGCAAGCCGCCATCTCTCGCCGAggacccccatctccccctgTCGAGCCAACGTCGCTCTCCACCAAGACTGCCGACATCTACAGCACCCCACACAAGGGACTCGGCGCTGGGCCCGGCGTTGCTGATGGTTACATGacccctcccatcacccccgaTGGTAATTGCTTCGGCCACAACCAAGCGATGATCAAGGGTTACCAAGCGCCACCACGATGCCCAGTCACCCCAACACCCCAACCGAATCACGTTCAGCCGTacccacagcaacaacaacaacaaccacaacataTGGCCGGGGCATCTTACTTTGAGGGCCCAACAAGCCATATGGCCTACTGAAAGGCGGTTGCATTCGCAAGCACTTGCGTGCCGGCCAGTCTGTGACCGCATCACTTTCGGTCCCTGACACCTTTGACTAGACATTCACGTCAAAGAGGGTAACTTTTTCTTcacttttctctttctctatCTCTCTGGGTCATTTTGAGATATACCATTTGGAAGACAAAAGATTGCACGcatttctttctcttcacgGAAACATTTAGCGTCATGGCATCAGCGTTGAATTCTGCGAATTtcgacttttttttcttctcgggCTTTTCCGCCGATTTGTCGTCATCGGCCGCAgctactttttttctttttcagcTGCGATATTTCGACGACGGTTGCGAGCGCGCGCCATACCCATACCCCTGATATTTCGGCGGCCACCTTATTTAATCATTTGAGCATAAAACCTTCAAATACGAAAAAAAATTAGTGCGGATCTCGGCGACCCCTTCACTGGGCATCGCAGAGCAGGCACCAGGGCGCATCGGGAAGAGTTCAGGGGATCATACATATAGTATGAACCGGACTTTCAGGAATGGGCCGATGCGGAGGGAAAAAAGGAGTTTTTGAGGACACATGGGAAGCACACCAAAGATTGGCAAACAACCTGCAAGTTGAGTTGGAGAGTGGATTGATACCTTGGCGATGGAAACaatgggatggggagatgaTCACTGGGAGGAACGGATGGGACAACTACACAGCCGCAGCACTACAATtgcacaacaacaacgccccCCCCCAAGTCGCGATGGCCCTCATCACTGGCACATCAGCGCAACCCTACCCAAGGCAACATGCATACTCGGCTTGCGGACGGCGGCTCCGGATGGTCTGCCAGGCGGGACGAACGAGTCGTCGTAATTCGATGATCAGGATTCTTCTGGCGATTCaagggatggggtggtggaacaTGAGGTCAAGATTGGCAACGTTAAAATGCCATCGAAATGGCCTTGCCATGCTCATCCCCCGGGCAAGGACGCCGCGAGTAGAGTTATGTAATGAgtcgaaaagaaaaaagaataaaaaaggTAAATTCTCTGGCCAATCTGTTCTTGTGCAGTGACTTGTGTCTTGTTTGTCAGTCTGAGTATGCCAGCTATGATGTGAAGGAAACAATTCAGTGTGGACTCAGGTGAGTTGCTCCTTCCGTTGGCATTCCTGCTtgctccttcccttttcGTTTCTGCTTGCCCTTTCCTAATCACAACTATTTGCCCCTTCCCTTTCACAGTTGTTGCTCCTTTCCCTCTACAGTCACTTGTCATTCCACAAACAACATTACTTGCAATAGATTGAGCACAAGCATAAATCTGTTACCAACATCCAATCCCATCTTCAAACAAAACGCCTGTTTTGCTGCAACACAAAACCAAACAATCTCTTTCACGACCCAACCATCTCGGTGTCttccccattcccaccacTACCTCCGCCCCCCATCTCGACATACccaatcacctccccctttctaTTGTACATCTTTCCCAGCCTGGGACTTGTCACCACCGTTCTGGGCGATGGcgtcggaggagggggctgCTGAGATGACGAGTGCGCTTGTTGATCCTGCATCATCTGCTGCCTCCACGTCTGGCCCATCTTGTCCATTCGCTCCAGGACATTCCCCTTTTTGCGCTCCCGTTCGGGAGGGGGGTCGGAGAAGGTGGTGACCCTGTTGGACCAGATCGGGTGGTGGTAGGCTGGTGTGGCTCTTTTTCGGGTGAGGACGGCTGtttgcgggggaggagggtcgGTTGGCCTTGGGGAGAGATGGGGGGGTATTTTTAGGATGGAGAtatttgatgatgatgaggaggaggaggaggaggaggaggaggaggtgagtttGGAGAGTTCTCgttgggcggtgggggagtCGAGGTCGTATTTTATTGAGAGGGGGCCTTTGGAAGGGAGAGGGCCGGAGAGGATTGTTGTGCCTTTTGTGGAGGACTCGTCTTCgcggagggtgagggggagctTGGAGGTGGGGATTGTGTAGCTGTGTTCAAAGATTGCgcgggtgggggggtggtggaggagttggtgttgatatTTTTTCAGGGCGGCCGGGTCGGGGAAGGTGgcgggtttggagggggtgtttggggttgtggtgaggaaggaCATTTCGGGGGGCAGGCGGGCGGTGCCGAGGACTTCGAGGCGGGAGGAGCCGAGCCAGACTTTGTAGTTTCccggggcggaggagaggtaGTTTTCTatgagggggaagaggccCGAGAGGCGGCCGGGGTCGGCGTTGGCGGATTTGGAAAAGTcgttggaggtgttggggaaGATGCTGACGCGCATGGGGCGGgggggctggagggggtaGGACATGTGCTCGGGGACTCGGATTGAGGTGTTGAAGGCAAAGTCGGAGTCGATGAGGGCGACGTCGAGCTCATACTCGGAGATGACTTCGGTGCCGGTTGCTGTGGCGATGTGGATTGCGGATTGAGCCGAGTAGTAGTGTTTGTCTatgccgaggagggggatgtcaTCGGAGTAGAGGCAGGGGTTAGTGGCGCCGGTGTCGAAGAGGGTGTCGAAGATGACGGAGTTGGCGGTAGGGAAGCTCTCCATGCGGGGCTTGTAGTCGTTTGGGTCGTCGTAATCACCTTCGCCGGAGCGGTCTTCGTCGAGATCAGTTTTGGTGCTTCGGAGGTAGCTTCGGGCTGTTCTGGGCTTGTGTTTGGCTGACCTGGGCCCGGAGCTGGACCAGGGGCGAGAAACGTGTTCCTGGCGACGTCTGAAAGCCATCCGGATTCGATAGTGGCCGATGTTCCTGTGATTTCGGCTTGTACGCCAGCTCTCTTTGTTGGTGAGGCAGATGGCGGCTTTCGCTTGTGAGGTTGGTTGCCCGCTGTACAGGTCGGTTTCTTTGGAGAGCGAAGGCTCATACCAGATCCATCCTGGGCCGTACTCTGCAGCATAACGGTCTAGCAGGGCAGCACGATTTTCGTTGGAGAAGGACTCGTAGTCACCGAAGCGGTCAGCAATACGCCCTGCCCAGATTACCGTGTACTTGTCGGAATAGGGGATGTCGCCGGACTCGTAGCCGGCTATCGCTGCTTCAATGTTGGCTCGTTCCGGCCCAAATGTTGACCTTGCCAGTACGGTCTGGAGAGCGCTAACCCTGTTGGCAATGGCGTTGGCTTGAAGAGATGGGATTTTTGATCTTGGGCCATGTTAGCTTCACCATATGTCTGACGATAAGAGAGGTTGAATACGTGCATTGGTGTTGTGTTTTCTTCGTCATTCTCGTCTAGTTGGGCTCGCTCCTGGACCGCTTTCTCATACATCTGGGTAAGGGCGCTAACATTTTGATAGTTTTGATAATGCTCTGCAAGCAGACGGGTTTGCAGCACCTTCCTGTCGGCAATTTCGATCTTGGTAGGGTCTTCGTACTCTAACCAGAGAGCAGACCCTATGACAAGAGATGGTTGCCATGTCTCTAGGGACTCGTCCATCTCTATGTTGGCCATTGTCGACCCAGTATGCTCTACGTCGTCCTCCGTGTCCTCTCTTGCCATGCTTCTTGTCGTCATCCGACtcggggtgggagggacTTGCTCTGAGCCCCTTCTGACATTATGGGCGCGGTTGCGATTAAACGTCTCAATATTTCGTCGAATAGCAGACGAACGTCTTCTCGGGAGCTGCTGATCCTGATTGACAGCGGGTGATCGCAGAGCCGACGGCCGCCTCCGCCCCGACTGTCGTGGCTGTCGGGCATCTGTTGACATCTTgttttttggtgttttgatgATACCTACTTTGTGGGAAAGAGGTTCGAGATTACTAAACTGTCTACTTGCCTCAGCTCAAGCTAGATTGCCGAGCTCTTGGTTGGTGATATAGttcatcctcgacgacctcgCCAATCCGTTGCAGCCCCTGTTCTTTGTTGTCTGCCATCACAAAGGCAACCAATGCGGTTGGCCGAATGGGGGCATTTGGAGTAGCCCACATTTGTTTCCGAATCCCTCTTGTAGTCTCGACAAGTGCATTGGGTTTCTTTGTCCCGCCGCCCAGAAGCGTCTGAAAACGGGAGGTTTTCCAGCGAGCTCTTTGCTGGAGTGGTTTCATTGTTGACTTGGCCCCTGGCCATTCCAGTCGCTGTCACCAAGACACAAATATGCTACCAGGGCCTTCTTGTATTTCCCaacctttctttttctgcctCTTGCTCCGTCATCGATCGACAAGGGAGAGCGAGCTAGTCATTACCGGCACGTTGCATCGACACTGGCATCACAGGACAAGACGGCGACGACGGCGCAATGTCTGGTGATAGCATATCTGGGCGGAGGGATACCGATTACTCCCTGCTGCAAGTGCTTGACGAGTATGTGAAGCAAGATACCTGTCATCCGAAATTTGCCAAGTACTTCAGGGAATACATCACCACGAATTGGCCCGATCCCTCACCGCCGGGAGCGCCAGAGGGCAGCGAGGAGTACGAGAAGTGGGTGAATGAGTGGAATGATTTCTTCGCCTACTGTGGCAGGATACTGCGCAATCCCGAACTCACCAAGTATAATTTCGGTAGCAGCGTTCTCAGACAAATCGAAAAGTACGACATCTACGACGACTGGTTTCCGGAAGAGGGCTTCGGGCCAACAGGCAAAGAATTTGATCCAATTCCGGAGGAATATCGCATCGGGTCTTCCAAGTCTGGGACTTCCGTCACGACCAGCTATATGACTCCTTCGACGCACGGAAGTCAGGCAAATCGAGGCTCGAGACGCCTCGAGCCCAACCAGTCCGTGGATTCAAGTGATTCGAACGCAGAAACAAATCCTATCAATCTGGTGCCACCTTCTGCAATGTCTTCAGGTCCTTCAGGAGAAGCTCCTGCGAGCAAACCTATCACAATGGACACGACTGGTGCTGATTCCACAATCAAGTCTTACGATCAGTATGGtaagcaacagcagccactGGCAACACATCTCCAGGCGATGGTTGCCTACCTGGAAAATGGGGAGAGCCATGACGCTGGCTTTTCGGAGCGAATGAGCGACATTATCGACTATCTTCAGTGGTTGGGTTCCGGGAAGGATGCACGGAACCAGCTGCACAACGCAAGCGAGTTCACAAAGGCTGTCTATAAGAAAGCAATTGAGTTGATCGACGCCCATCTGAAGCGCGACAAGCAACGACGCATAGCCACTCCGGTTGCATTTACCGAGAGGCCAGTCAGCTTCGCTGCCACCAGATCCTCACGCCTGaaccacctcaccaacccccgtGACTTTCCATTGCCCTCCAAGCGCGGCGTCCCGGACCACTCTCAGCTGCTACCCTACAACATCACGCCAGCGCCAGAGAAAAGGCCCATTCAGGGGGCCCTCCTTGAGCATCCAGAGCATTATGCCCAGTTTCTGGAGGATGAAGGAAAGATCTGGCTTCCGTACTCGGAAGACCTTGAAAAGCTGGATGACATGGAAATCCCCACCTCCGTGACCGCCGACGAGCTCGAAAACAACCTAGCGGTGATAGAGTCCGACATTTATGTGCAATACACCAAGGCCCAAGGAAACAGTGCGACATGGGAGACGGGTGATCCCATCGGCTGGACGACCCACAGAACGGACGAAGCCGGAGTACGACACACATATATCTCAACCGGAGAGGACCCCAAAACCGGGAAAGAAACGCTGAACCTGATGGACCTCAGCGATCCAAAAGACTGGGCCTCAGTGAGGGGTGTCAGGCGAGCTGGTTTGCAGTTGATGCTTCGAAATCTTCGAACTAACGAAAACGACTTTGTCTACTATGATTCCGACAGCAATGGGCAGAGAGCGAGGAGGCTCGTGTTGCCCATTCCAGTCGCCACCATCCGGAAGGTCATGGAGAGAGCTAACGGGAAGCAATGGAACCCCCCAACACTCTTTGACGAGAAGCCGTTGGTTTGGAGCCATTGGGAGCCATTCCGCTTCACCGACAGATTCCAGGCGTACACTGAGGCCACCAAAAGAATGAAGGCAGTGGCTTATCAGACGGCCACAGAGCGCCATCTGCGCGACAGGTCTTGGGTCTCATTGCCCAAGAATGTCAAGACTGGCGGCCCATTTGTCTGGAGAGGACTGAGTCCCCAGGAACAGGCTGAAGAAGATCTCCTGAAAAGGTGTCTTGCGATCCGTGGTTATGTCGCCATGTGCTGGAACAGGGCCCCGCGACCGCTGCTGGCAAACATGATCCAGTTCCTGACAGCGGGGGACCCCAGCTCAGATGCCTTCCCTGAGCCCGAGGAGCTGGGTAAGATTGGCGAGATTACCTTTGGCGAGTCAGACTACAGACATGCAGTCATCGACGGGACACGCCAGCGAGCAGGCATTCGCTTTATCGACGAAGAGGATATCTGGTGGCTCAAGGTCCTGGGAAGCGGCTGCGTCAACAAGAAGTCCTGGCCGGGCAAGATCTTTCCGGACGAGCCCAGGGAGACATACCGTCTCTTCCGCATCTTTGCCAAGAGGATTCTCCGGCTTTTGGAGGATCCCAACCCGGAAGGGATTCTCTATTCTTCTGCCAGCGTTGTGACGGTAGAGGACTTGCTCAAAGTCATCAACGCCGGCGCCAACGGAAAGGCGGCCGTCAACAAGCACGAGTTCTCGCCGTACGAAGCCTGCCAACATCTCGACCGCCTCGCCCAGACGGGCCACATTGACTTTGAGCTCGACCCGGCCTGCTACGGCACAGTCCGGCGCCCCGCCTACGATTTCTATCCCGAGCACCGGATAGTCTACGACGCGGctgagaagaaaagagacatcctcttccccagaaGCATCCGTCCGTGGGCAGACGTGTGCCTCGAACCC is a window of Podospora pseudopauciseta strain CBS 411.78 chromosome 1, whole genome shotgun sequence DNA encoding:
- a CDS encoding hypothetical protein (EggNog:ENOG503PFKT); the protein is MSGDSISGRRDTDYSLLQVLDEYVKQDTCHPKFAKYFREYITTNWPDPSPPGAPEGSEEYEKWVNEWNDFFAYCGRILRNPELTKYNFGSSVLRQIEKYDIYDDWFPEEGFGPTGKEFDPIPEEYRIGSSKSGTSVTTSYMTPSTHGSQANRGSRRLEPNQSVDSSDSNAETNPINLVPPSAMSSGPSGEAPASKPITMDTTGADSTIKSYDQYGKQQQPLATHLQAMVAYLENGESHDAGFSERMSDIIDYLQWLGSGKDARNQLHNASEFTKAVYKKAIELIDAHLKRDKQRRIATPVAFTERPVSFAATRSSRLNHLTNPRDFPLPSKRGVPDHSQLLPYNITPAPEKRPIQGALLEHPEHYAQFLEDEGKIWLPYSEDLEKLDDMEIPTSVTADELENNLAVIESDIYVQYTKAQGNSATWETGDPIGWTTHRTDEAGVRHTYISTGEDPKTGKETLNLMDLSDPKDWASVRGVRRAGLQLMLRNLRTNENDFVYYDSDSNGQRARRLVLPIPVATIRKVMERANGKQWNPPTLFDEKPLVWSHWEPFRFTDRFQAYTEATKRMKAVAYQTATERHLRDRSWVSLPKNVKTGGPFVWRGLSPQEQAEEDLLKRCLAIRGYVAMCWNRAPRPLLANMIQFLTAGDPSSDAFPEPEELGKIGEITFGESDYRHAVIDGTRQRAGIRFIDEEDIWWLKVLGSGCVNKKSWPGKIFPDEPRETYRLFRIFAKRILRLLEDPNPEGILYSSASVVTVEDLLKVINAGANGKAAVNKHEFSPYEACQHLDRLAQTGHIDFELDPACYGTVRRPAYDFYPEHRIVYDAAEKKRDILFPRSIRPWADVCLEPYSGKTKSPPRVLYAVDNFYRSLAYRLGFTIFHLQKKSAARKKSHMSVRNEQPVQYAWLHDAIKKFNAVYDETVEEELRARPNPPAPYGHTWRDIKALVQDTEFGEGGHTNPASHPIIPHRGYLKDNASAIQHLRNKIIQEVSANNTLLAPARAKTVINLSTGLPEVILTRGVSWKFGSLVARQENFRRQFFSLNRWPLVLQSEKTQEKIKNDEWHADGVDPKQVFDHQAADPIHAFFSREKLRPYVEDPVKYRAGPAVFPVGDTAWQRKRVEEHMTALVYQSIGLNGAVPRGGTFREKLKDFFFREPLRPYLNGAEKLTESQLEARYGKLPDVPPNRVPRSWATEVLVGKKVENRKRKVDEILEAKKQEEEARNLARYKRRRVDDQVAGTRMTGGVY
- a CDS encoding hypothetical protein (COG:D; EggNog:ENOG503NVG0); translated protein: MASTTYHSSADETFFVEDEAAQRMTMRDAGRMIARNKQEMIANELSRLAHDEYLEDIMKHMRHMEDETLPDANLIDMQREIQWFMRPYLIDFLIEAHAAFSLLPETLFLTVNLLDRYCSKRVVYKQHYQLVGCAALLIAAKYGDKKDRVPQINELNNMCCGLYDAGMFTQMEMHVLNTLDWNIGHPTVDFFTQLIVAEERDGREVEHMAAYICEIALYHRDFVSTKPSIMARASLALARAILSKPEVNDGEWDHTENVTLLTLSQHLHQPSVTLARKYSSAYYSKVSGKLADFLAQQAAISRRGPPSPPVEPTSLSTKTADIYSTPHKGLGAGPGVADGYMTPPITPDGNCFGHNQAMIKGYQAPPRCPVTPTPQPNHVQPYPQQQQQQPQHMAGASYFEGPTSHMAY
- a CDS encoding hypothetical protein (EggNog:ENOG503P51F), which gives rise to MSTDARQPRQSGRRRPSALRSPAVNQDQQLPRRRSSAIRRNIETFNRNRAHNVRRGSEQVPPTPSRMTTRSMAREDTEDDVEHTGSTMANIEMDESLETWQPSLVIGSALWLEYEDPTKIEIADRKVLQTRLLAEHYQNYQNVSALTQMYEKAVQERAQLDENDEENTTPISKIPSLQANAIANRVSALQTVLARSTFGPERANIEAAIAGYESGDIPYSDKYTVIWAGRIADRFGDYESFSNENRAALLDRYAAEYGPGWIWYEPSLSKETDLYSGQPTSQAKAAICLTNKESWRTSRNHRNIGHYRIRMAFRRRQEHVSRPWSSSGPRSAKHKPRTARSYLRSTKTDLDEDRSGEGDYDDPNDYKPRMESFPTANSVIFDTLFDTGATNPCLYSDDIPLLGIDKHYYSAQSAIHIATATGTEVISEYELDVALIDSDFAFNTSIRVPEHMSYPLQPPRPMRVSIFPNTSNDFSKSANADPGRLSGLFPLIENYLSSAPGNYKVWLGSSRLEVLGTARLPPEMSFLTTTPNTPSKPATFPDPAALKKYQHQLLHHPPTRAIFEHSYTIPTSKLPLTLREDESSTKGTTILSGPLPSKGPLSIKYDLDSPTAQRELSKLTSSSSSSSSSSSSSNISILKIPPHLSPRPTDPPPPQTAVLTRKRATPAYHHPIWSNRVTTFSDPPPERERKKGNVLERMDKMGQTWRQQMMQDQQAHSSSQQPPPPTPSPRTVVTSPRLGKMYNRKGEVIGYVEMGGGGSGGNGEDTEMVGS